The following proteins are encoded in a genomic region of Cyclonatronum proteinivorum:
- the porZ gene encoding type IX secretion system anionic LPS delivery protein PorZ, producing the protein MTLLLIPSAMRISPFSLVLFFILLTAFSLLPLRGQAQEIGDWRPETSFTRTTDVVQDRDGAFWVATDGGLYRWLPGGGGSLETLTSLDGMYRLSATAIAYDEARHQLWLGFNDGTLQSLDLQRFQFRTLSDITRNQSFSNKRINQLQVIGDELFVAAQFGIVVFDTRNGLVRDSYVNLGRFSRGTAVNAFQVEGDMIYAATASGIAAGNLNEALAVPQNWDNSDGQGNIGTLTQEVSAIATYADQLFAGTGSGNFARALDGGEWSETNAFTGNVERFRSNASGALLAVAESALTVLEADGLRSTHTVARETHLTGFFDDEVTPSLLLAGTRESGLAVKTDLSGDFDFIRPSGPDLNFFIRFRMDGDEMIAASTSAPGQRGVPLNNAGYYIFRNGEWVSFNRRTNAQLDSFNFNSVYRAAITENYYVFGSFGRGIAVHNKQTDEIRLFNATNSPLPGLTATDPFTVVGGIDRDADGNIWIAMARGDGDRLIRLDPETEEWLTFPVPDNAGADRYLDIYIDRGGQKWLPLQTGTGGGGGVFVNRVEADGTQTGIRLTTAQNQGNLPNDLVQAVVQDRRGEIWVGTGRGVARFLFPDRIIDGTAQDRQASFLINADPDADSPFLLRDVNATSIAVDAANQKWIGTQGDGLYLVDEQGRNILRHFTTANSPLFSNTIVDVAVDERSGTVFIATDEGLLTFVDTPRTAGRQMDDLFVYPNPFRYNQHSGNMIIEGLTDATLISVITVDGRLINRINARSGRAEWNVRDFNGNEVSSGVYMIIANDVNGNERGVGKAVIIR; encoded by the coding sequence ATGACCCTACTTCTGATCCCTTCCGCTATGCGCATTTCCCCTTTCTCTCTTGTTTTGTTTTTCATTCTGCTGACCGCCTTCAGCCTGTTGCCGCTGCGCGGTCAGGCGCAGGAAATCGGGGACTGGCGACCGGAGACTTCCTTCACCCGCACGACTGATGTGGTGCAGGATCGCGACGGCGCGTTTTGGGTGGCAACGGATGGAGGGCTGTACCGCTGGCTTCCCGGCGGCGGGGGCTCGCTGGAAACGCTGACTTCACTCGACGGCATGTACCGCCTGAGCGCGACCGCCATCGCCTATGATGAAGCGCGCCATCAGTTGTGGCTGGGCTTCAACGACGGCACCCTTCAAAGCCTGGATTTGCAGCGGTTTCAGTTCCGCACGCTCAGCGACATCACGCGGAATCAGAGCTTCAGCAACAAGCGGATCAATCAGCTGCAGGTCATCGGGGATGAGCTTTTTGTGGCGGCGCAGTTTGGTATCGTGGTGTTTGATACGCGCAACGGGCTGGTGCGGGACAGCTATGTGAATCTCGGGCGCTTCAGCCGGGGCACGGCGGTGAATGCCTTTCAGGTTGAAGGGGACATGATCTATGCGGCAACGGCTTCCGGCATTGCCGCAGGGAATCTGAATGAGGCGCTGGCGGTGCCGCAAAACTGGGATAATTCGGATGGTCAGGGCAATATCGGGACGCTCACGCAGGAAGTCAGCGCCATCGCGACGTACGCGGATCAGCTTTTTGCCGGCACGGGTTCCGGCAACTTTGCACGGGCGTTGGACGGCGGTGAGTGGTCCGAGACCAATGCGTTTACAGGCAATGTGGAGCGGTTTCGGTCGAATGCGTCGGGCGCGCTGCTGGCTGTTGCGGAGTCCGCCCTAACGGTGCTCGAAGCCGATGGTCTCCGAAGCACGCACACCGTAGCCCGGGAAACCCATCTGACCGGCTTTTTTGATGATGAAGTCACCCCTTCCCTTCTGCTGGCGGGCACGCGTGAAAGCGGACTTGCGGTGAAGACTGACCTGAGCGGGGATTTTGATTTTATCCGGCCTTCCGGACCGGATCTCAACTTTTTTATCCGCTTCCGGATGGATGGGGATGAGATGATTGCGGCTTCTACTTCCGCGCCGGGTCAGCGCGGGGTGCCGCTCAACAATGCGGGCTACTACATTTTCCGGAACGGCGAATGGGTAAGCTTTAACAGGCGCACCAATGCGCAGCTCGACAGTTTTAATTTCAACAGCGTGTACCGGGCGGCGATTACAGAAAACTATTACGTATTCGGCAGCTTCGGACGCGGCATTGCGGTGCACAACAAACAAACCGATGAGATCCGGCTGTTTAATGCCACGAACAGTCCGCTGCCCGGCCTTACGGCCACTGATCCGTTCACTGTTGTGGGCGGCATTGATCGGGACGCGGACGGCAACATCTGGATTGCGATGGCACGGGGCGACGGCGACCGGCTCATCCGGCTTGATCCTGAAACCGAGGAATGGCTGACCTTCCCGGTGCCGGACAATGCGGGCGCGGATCGATACCTTGACATTTACATAGATCGCGGTGGTCAGAAATGGCTGCCGCTGCAAACGGGCACCGGCGGCGGGGGTGGCGTATTTGTGAACCGGGTTGAGGCCGACGGAACGCAGACCGGCATCCGGCTCACGACCGCACAGAATCAGGGCAATCTGCCGAATGATCTGGTGCAGGCCGTAGTGCAGGATCGCCGGGGTGAAATCTGGGTCGGCACGGGCCGGGGCGTGGCACGCTTCCTGTTTCCGGACCGCATCATAGACGGCACCGCACAGGACCGTCAGGCAAGTTTTCTCATCAATGCGGATCCGGACGCCGATTCTCCCTTCCTGCTGCGCGATGTAAACGCGACAAGCATTGCCGTAGACGCCGCCAACCAAAAGTGGATCGGTACGCAGGGCGACGGACTTTATCTCGTGGATGAACAGGGCCGGAACATTCTGCGGCACTTCACAACAGCCAACAGTCCGCTGTTTTCCAACACCATTGTGGATGTTGCGGTAGATGAGCGGAGCGGCACCGTTTTTATTGCGACGGACGAAGGCCTGCTGACTTTTGTGGACACCCCGCGCACGGCAGGGCGTCAGATGGATGATTTATTCGTGTATCCCAACCCCTTCCGCTACAATCAGCACTCCGGCAACATGATTATTGAAGGCCTCACCGACGCAACCCTGATTTCGGTGATTACCGTTGACGGTCGCCTGATTAACCGCATCAACGCCCGCAGCGGCCGCGCCGAATGGAACGTACGCGATTTCAATGGGAATGAGGTCAGTAGCGGCGTTTACATGATTATCGCCAACGACGTGAACGGGAATGAACGCGGGGTTGGTAAGGCGGTGATTATCCGGTAA
- the trxB gene encoding thioredoxin-disulfide reductase produces MEDIAGKTFKVVVVGSGPAGLTAALYAARADLAPLVLEGPEPGGQLTTTTDVENFPGYPEGVTGPKMMDDFKAQAARFGADIRYGTVDHIEFAQRPFKLRVDEEHHIFAESIIVSTGASAKWLGIESEQRMRGRGVTACATCDGAFFRNQHVIVIGGGDTAMEEATFLTRYASKVTIVHRRDEFRASKHMQKRALNNPKIEVMWNSELDEVLGEQVVDGVKIKNRVTGEVQTLADVTGVFLAIGHKPNTDLFKGVLEMDETGYIITEGKSTKTTLEGVFACGDAQDSVYRQAITAAGTGCMAAMDAERWLENQAEAKAEEAEAQA; encoded by the coding sequence ATGGAAGATATTGCAGGAAAAACCTTCAAAGTTGTAGTTGTCGGCAGCGGTCCCGCCGGCCTCACCGCCGCCCTTTATGCCGCCCGTGCGGATCTCGCACCCCTCGTGCTTGAAGGTCCCGAGCCCGGCGGACAGCTCACTACCACTACCGATGTGGAAAATTTCCCCGGCTACCCTGAAGGCGTAACCGGCCCCAAAATGATGGACGACTTCAAAGCGCAGGCCGCCCGCTTCGGTGCGGACATCCGCTATGGCACGGTCGATCATATCGAGTTCGCGCAGCGTCCGTTCAAGCTCCGTGTCGATGAAGAGCATCACATCTTCGCCGAGAGCATCATTGTTTCGACGGGCGCCTCGGCCAAATGGCTTGGCATCGAGAGCGAGCAGCGCATGAGAGGACGCGGCGTAACCGCCTGCGCGACCTGCGACGGTGCCTTTTTCCGGAATCAGCATGTGATCGTGATCGGTGGCGGTGACACCGCGATGGAAGAAGCGACCTTCCTGACCCGCTACGCAAGCAAAGTCACCATCGTGCACCGCCGCGATGAATTCCGTGCTTCCAAGCACATGCAGAAGCGTGCCCTCAACAACCCTAAAATTGAGGTGATGTGGAATTCCGAGCTCGATGAAGTACTCGGTGAGCAGGTGGTAGATGGCGTCAAAATCAAGAACCGTGTCACCGGCGAAGTACAAACCCTCGCCGACGTAACCGGCGTATTCCTCGCCATCGGTCACAAGCCGAACACCGACCTTTTCAAAGGCGTGCTGGAAATGGATGAAACCGGCTACATCATTACGGAAGGCAAGAGCACTAAAACCACGCTTGAAGGCGTCTTTGCCTGTGGCGACGCGCAGGACTCTGTTTACCGTCAGGCCATCACCGCCGCCGGTACCGGCTGCATGGCCGCGATGGACGCCGAACGCTGGCTCGAAAATCAGGCCGAAGCCAAGGCGGAAGAAGCCGAAGCACAAGCCTGA
- a CDS encoding YpdA family putative bacillithiol disulfide reductase produces MVVIIGAGPIGLACGIALKKKDIPFIIIEKGCLVNSVFHYPTNMTFFSTSDRLEIGGVPFISHGVKATRREALEYYRRVKDAYELPVNVYEEVQDVRGTDGAFTVKTSKAVYEAEKIIVSTGFYGIPHRMNVPGEDLPKVKHYYDEPHPYAGLKVLVVGGGNSAVDVALETYRCGSKVSMVVRDPELKPGVKYWVKPDIMNRIKEGAINCWFNSTVKEIREDEVVISTPEGEIRLPNDFVLAMTGYEPSFALLEMLSLSFEEDEHRTPVFNPETMESSRAGIYLAGVVCGGYNTSKWFIENSIVHADIIAEHISGVSEKAGTGV; encoded by the coding sequence ATGGTCGTCATTATTGGCGCGGGTCCCATCGGACTCGCCTGCGGTATCGCACTCAAAAAGAAAGACATCCCCTTCATCATCATAGAAAAAGGCTGTCTGGTCAATTCGGTATTTCACTATCCGACCAACATGACCTTCTTCTCCACTTCGGACCGGCTGGAAATCGGCGGGGTGCCTTTCATCTCGCACGGCGTAAAAGCGACGCGCCGCGAAGCCCTCGAGTACTACCGCCGCGTAAAGGACGCGTACGAGCTGCCCGTGAACGTCTATGAAGAAGTGCAGGACGTCCGCGGCACCGACGGCGCATTCACCGTGAAAACCAGCAAGGCGGTGTACGAGGCCGAAAAAATCATCGTCTCTACCGGTTTCTACGGCATCCCGCACCGGATGAACGTGCCGGGCGAAGACCTCCCAAAAGTGAAGCACTATTACGACGAGCCGCACCCCTACGCCGGACTCAAGGTGCTTGTGGTAGGCGGCGGCAACTCCGCAGTTGATGTCGCCCTCGAAACCTACCGCTGCGGCTCGAAGGTGAGCATGGTGGTGCGCGATCCGGAACTCAAGCCCGGCGTGAAGTACTGGGTGAAGCCCGACATCATGAACCGCATAAAGGAGGGCGCCATCAACTGCTGGTTCAACAGCACGGTCAAGGAAATCCGCGAGGATGAAGTAGTGATCAGCACACCTGAGGGCGAGATCAGGCTGCCCAACGACTTCGTGCTTGCCATGACCGGCTACGAACCCAGCTTTGCACTGCTCGAAATGCTGTCCCTTTCATTCGAAGAAGATGAGCACCGCACCCCGGTCTTCAATCCCGAAACCATGGAAAGCTCACGCGCGGGCATCTACCTTGCAGGGGTCGTGTGCGGCGGATACAACACCAGCAAATGGTTCATCGAAAACTCCATTGTGCACGCCGATATAATTGCGGAGCACATCAGCGGCGTCAGCGAAAAAGCCGGCACCGGCGTCTGA
- a CDS encoding SLC13 family permease, with the protein MSPSQKEKIKNLSNKIGLFAGPSAFLLMYLAPTPEALSTEAWRVAAVGLFMAIWWVTEAVPIPATALLPIVLFPILEVSTIGQATAPFANPLIYLFMGGFIIALALEKTNLHRRIALRIVLFVGVKPTSVIIGFMLAAAFLSMWVSNTATAMMMLPIALSIIRLVERGKDISRGELQTNFGMVMLLCLAYACNVGGIGTLIGTPPNALMAGYMLDTYGVEIGFAQWMMLGLPIVIVSLPIIFVILTRLVYPIKITEIPGGKAMIRDELKDAGRMSRAEKMVSIVFLTVASLWIFRPLLEPFIPNLSDTGIAIFGAVLMFLLPVSFRNFEFVLQWEDAKRLPWEVLILFGGGLSLAAAITDTGLAEWIGMSISHLDWIPIFALLLLSLLVIIFLTEITSNTATAAAFLPILASVAIMMGYDPMVLAIPAAIGASCAFMLPVATPPNAIVYGSGLVSIPQMARAGFMINLSMVVVISVAVYLLLYFVFGIAF; encoded by the coding sequence ATGAGTCCGTCCCAAAAAGAAAAAATCAAAAACCTAAGCAACAAAATCGGTCTGTTTGCGGGTCCGTCCGCGTTTCTGCTGATGTATCTCGCCCCCACGCCCGAAGCCCTCAGCACCGAAGCCTGGCGTGTGGCCGCAGTAGGGCTGTTCATGGCCATTTGGTGGGTCACCGAAGCCGTTCCCATCCCCGCTACCGCCCTGCTGCCGATTGTGCTGTTCCCCATACTCGAAGTCAGCACCATCGGGCAGGCGACCGCACCTTTCGCGAACCCGCTCATCTACCTGTTCATGGGCGGCTTCATTATCGCCCTCGCCCTTGAAAAAACCAACCTGCACCGGCGGATTGCCCTGCGGATTGTGCTGTTTGTCGGGGTGAAGCCCACCTCGGTCATCATCGGCTTCATGCTTGCGGCCGCCTTTCTGAGCATGTGGGTAAGCAACACCGCGACCGCCATGATGATGCTACCGATTGCGCTCTCCATCATCCGGCTTGTGGAACGGGGCAAAGACATCAGCCGGGGCGAGCTGCAGACCAACTTCGGCATGGTCATGCTGCTGTGCCTTGCCTACGCCTGTAACGTGGGCGGCATCGGCACCCTCATCGGCACGCCTCCCAACGCCCTGATGGCCGGCTACATGCTCGATACCTACGGCGTCGAAATCGGCTTCGCGCAGTGGATGATGCTTGGTCTGCCCATTGTAATCGTATCCCTGCCCATCATTTTTGTGATCCTCACGCGGCTGGTATATCCCATCAAAATCACCGAAATCCCCGGCGGCAAAGCCATGATTCGCGACGAGCTGAAAGACGCCGGACGCATGAGCCGGGCGGAAAAAATGGTTAGCATAGTATTCCTGACCGTCGCTTCCCTCTGGATTTTCAGACCCCTGCTCGAGCCCTTCATTCCCAACCTTTCGGATACCGGTATTGCGATATTCGGCGCCGTGCTCATGTTCCTGCTGCCGGTCAGCTTCCGGAACTTCGAGTTTGTGCTGCAGTGGGAAGACGCCAAACGCCTGCCCTGGGAAGTGCTGATTCTCTTCGGCGGCGGCCTCAGCCTTGCGGCGGCCATCACCGATACCGGCCTCGCCGAATGGATCGGGATGTCGATATCACACCTCGACTGGATTCCGATTTTTGCCCTGCTATTGCTCTCGCTGCTTGTCATCATTTTCCTCACGGAAATCACGAGCAACACCGCAACCGCAGCGGCCTTCCTCCCGATTCTCGCCTCGGTCGCCATCATGATGGGGTATGATCCCATGGTACTCGCCATACCCGCGGCCATCGGTGCAAGCTGCGCCTTCATGCTGCCCGTCGCCACCCCGCCCAACGCCATCGTGTACGGCAGCGGCCTGGTCAGCATCCCTCAAATGGCCCGCGCCGGCTTCATGATCAACCTCTCCATGGTCGTAGTCATATCCGTAGCCGTCTACCTGCTGCTTTACTTCGTATTTGGCATCGCCTTCTAA
- a CDS encoding LruC domain-containing protein, with protein MKFPVTSYSLLPSATASIRHLKSIAFISVSLLFWTFGFSSEARAQVPISSISAVYTSVDDASNDYSAGRFSYFFNTGSENDLLLLNVEAAGRTFTPALFANRIEMQRVSIPGIPDEREIFYYQGEVTGNNVNLNPGYISSMQEALLNPIMNRGVDNIFQNTGDNSSNVNNVMRLDFIFDDGIEVPALVAEEGFIIKERGGNDRFRIAAITSLDASGNPASFAPAVLVEASDWGPTGYSFRTQVMRRPNPNVPAEQSANVGPQPMSGILFTFEILGLSPGQTIYGYSITAGDAPANSADWFDVSTFPTNTNATDGGLDIAAGGAYFSANPVIVAEDDFYSIGIQTTLEGSVGDNDTFQPGSTFALEAEPAEGVLTFNPDGTFTYTPDPFFEGTDTFTYSLCLPDPLSYLCDTGEVSISVEPSLTGIINFFPASGPGTLAFEDLWPAKGDFDFNDMVVDYQFQISSNNQNIVERIEAVIVLRAFGAAFRNGFGFQLSENIQQDDIVVSGFSLTEDFITLNPNGTEAGQSKPTIIVFDNTYTQMQHPGAGTGVNTEPTAPYVQPAVFFITIEFVGGSYTYSDVDISSFNPFLIVNGNRGREIHLPGYPPTDLANMDLFGTSDDRSSPSQNRWYVTKNNLPWAINLIHRFDYPVEQADIIDAYPRFIDWAQSGGTQFQDWFSNTADQYRNWEKIFIEE; from the coding sequence ATGAAATTCCCTGTTACGTCCTATTCCCTGCTACCTTCTGCTACTGCTTCAATCCGTCACCTGAAATCAATAGCCTTCATTTCAGTAAGCCTGCTCTTTTGGACTTTTGGCTTTTCTTCAGAAGCCCGCGCACAAGTCCCCATCAGCAGCATTAGTGCAGTGTACACTTCGGTTGATGACGCAAGTAACGACTACAGCGCCGGAAGGTTCAGCTACTTCTTCAACACCGGCAGCGAAAACGACCTGCTCTTGCTCAATGTCGAAGCTGCGGGAAGAACCTTTACGCCGGCCCTTTTTGCTAACCGCATTGAAATGCAGCGCGTCTCCATTCCGGGTATCCCCGACGAGCGCGAGATATTTTACTATCAGGGCGAAGTCACGGGCAACAATGTCAACCTGAATCCGGGCTACATCAGCAGTATGCAAGAAGCCCTGCTTAACCCGATCATGAACCGGGGTGTTGATAACATTTTCCAGAACACCGGCGACAACAGCAGCAACGTAAACAATGTGATGCGGCTCGATTTCATTTTTGATGACGGCATAGAAGTCCCGGCCCTCGTTGCTGAAGAAGGCTTCATCATCAAAGAGCGGGGCGGCAACGATCGCTTCCGCATAGCTGCCATCACCTCCCTCGATGCCAGCGGCAACCCGGCGAGCTTCGCACCAGCCGTTCTGGTGGAAGCCAGCGACTGGGGACCTACCGGCTACAGCTTTCGCACACAGGTTATGCGCCGCCCGAACCCCAACGTACCCGCTGAGCAAAGTGCAAACGTAGGCCCGCAGCCTATGTCCGGTATTCTCTTTACTTTCGAAATCCTTGGATTAAGCCCGGGACAAACCATTTACGGCTACTCCATAACCGCCGGCGACGCCCCAGCCAACAGCGCCGATTGGTTTGATGTCAGCACCTTCCCAACCAATACCAACGCTACCGATGGCGGCCTCGATATCGCAGCTGGTGGCGCCTATTTCTCTGCAAATCCCGTAATCGTAGCCGAAGACGATTTTTACTCCATCGGCATCCAAACCACTCTCGAAGGGTCTGTAGGCGACAACGATACTTTTCAGCCCGGTTCCACCTTCGCACTCGAAGCCGAACCCGCAGAAGGCGTCCTCACCTTTAACCCCGACGGCACCTTTACCTACACCCCTGATCCCTTTTTCGAAGGCACCGACACCTTCACCTACAGCCTGTGCCTGCCTGATCCGCTCAGCTATCTTTGCGATACAGGAGAAGTCAGCATTTCGGTTGAGCCAAGCCTTACCGGTATCATCAATTTCTTCCCTGCGTCCGGACCCGGCACCCTTGCTTTTGAAGACCTCTGGCCTGCAAAAGGCGACTTCGACTTCAACGACATGGTCGTGGATTATCAGTTTCAGATCTCTTCCAACAATCAGAACATCGTTGAGCGCATTGAAGCCGTCATTGTACTGCGTGCCTTTGGCGCAGCCTTCCGCAACGGCTTCGGCTTTCAGCTTTCCGAAAACATACAGCAGGATGACATTGTCGTGAGCGGCTTCAGCCTCACCGAAGATTTTATCACGCTCAATCCCAACGGCACCGAGGCCGGGCAAAGCAAGCCCACCATTATCGTGTTTGACAACACCTACACCCAAATGCAGCATCCCGGCGCAGGCACCGGCGTCAACACTGAGCCGACTGCCCCCTATGTGCAACCCGCCGTATTCTTCATCACCATCGAATTTGTGGGCGGCAGCTACACCTACAGCGATGTGGATATTTCGAGCTTCAACCCCTTCCTGATCGTAAACGGCAACCGCGGACGCGAAATACACCTGCCCGGCTACCCGCCTACAGACCTCGCAAACATGGATCTTTTCGGCACAAGCGATGATCGTTCAAGTCCTTCTCAAAACCGCTGGTATGTGACAAAAAACAATCTACCCTGGGCCATCAACCTCATTCACCGCTTCGATTACCCCGTTGAGCAGGCAGATATTATTGACGCCTATCCCCGCTTTATCGACTGGGCGCAAAGCGGCGGCACACAGTTCCAAGACTGGTTCAGCAACACCGCAGATCAGTACCGAAACTGGGAGAAAATCTTCATCGAAGAATAA
- a CDS encoding L-lactate permease, protein MNLVLLSLLPFVVLTYLLLVKKVNAGLTMLAVYLLTAALLFFFWDAAPELLIAASLNGLVIGTELFLIIIGVLLLFFLLKHNGRLDDLQQFFMDYSDDTRIHIILIGWFFVSFLEGVAGFGTPAAIAAPLLVVLGVRPLIAVILTLMADSAAVAFGAFGTTMVVGIASAAPEADLAAVSATAGIVTAFVSVFIPLAMLYVHSRLAEIPLTRNYILFALASGAAFAVPFMLTAIFLGPELPSVAGAVAGLILIMLLLRLGLFFGNPKKLPPVKPVVGALFPYALVVALLFASRANLLGFGDLLRSAGTTLIFTEEITHTLSAFTPGVLILIAFGVAYAMQPNRASFEAFGKAVPALLVLLPTLAFAQLIITSSLTDEPGIPELVASLFAGTGYLYLLFATVIGAFGTFIAGSATVSNLMLGAVQASAAGVNELPDTLILALQAAGAAAGNMIAIHNIVAVLAVVHLQEGLPVIIKNNFLVVGGFVLFTALAAAVYLLL, encoded by the coding sequence ATGAACCTCGTCCTGCTTTCCCTGCTGCCTTTTGTAGTCCTTACCTACCTGCTGCTCGTCAAAAAAGTAAATGCCGGGCTCACCATGCTGGCTGTGTACCTGCTTACCGCAGCGCTGCTATTTTTCTTTTGGGATGCCGCGCCCGAACTGCTGATTGCCGCGAGCCTGAACGGACTGGTTATCGGCACAGAGCTTTTTCTCATCATTATCGGCGTGCTGCTGCTGTTCTTCCTGCTCAAACACAACGGACGTCTTGATGACCTGCAGCAGTTCTTCATGGATTATTCCGACGATACCCGCATCCACATCATTTTGATCGGCTGGTTTTTTGTTTCCTTTCTGGAAGGTGTCGCTGGTTTCGGTACGCCGGCTGCTATTGCCGCGCCATTGCTTGTCGTGCTCGGGGTGCGACCGCTTATTGCGGTTATTCTCACCCTTATGGCAGATAGTGCCGCCGTAGCTTTCGGGGCGTTTGGGACTACGATGGTGGTGGGCATTGCAAGCGCTGCCCCGGAAGCCGATCTCGCGGCCGTGTCCGCGACCGCGGGAATCGTCACAGCTTTTGTTTCCGTGTTCATTCCGCTGGCCATGCTGTATGTGCACAGCCGCCTCGCGGAAATACCGCTCACCCGAAACTACATCTTATTTGCGCTGGCCTCAGGTGCGGCCTTTGCGGTGCCCTTCATGCTTACCGCAATCTTTCTTGGTCCCGAGCTGCCCTCAGTAGCAGGCGCCGTTGCCGGACTCATCCTGATCATGCTGCTGCTCCGGCTGGGTTTATTTTTTGGCAATCCCAAAAAGCTGCCCCCGGTGAAGCCGGTTGTGGGCGCGCTTTTTCCTTACGCTCTTGTAGTGGCATTGCTGTTTGCCTCCCGTGCCAACCTGCTGGGCTTCGGCGACCTGCTTCGTTCAGCAGGTACGACCCTTATTTTTACGGAAGAAATCACGCATACCCTCAGCGCCTTTACGCCGGGCGTGCTTATTCTCATTGCCTTTGGCGTCGCCTACGCCATGCAGCCCAATCGTGCAAGTTTTGAAGCCTTCGGTAAAGCCGTTCCGGCCCTGCTCGTGCTGCTGCCGACCTTAGCATTCGCGCAGCTTATCATCACAAGCAGCCTGACGGATGAACCCGGCATACCGGAGCTCGTGGCTTCTCTCTTTGCCGGTACCGGTTATCTGTACCTGCTGTTCGCCACGGTAATCGGGGCTTTTGGCACCTTCATTGCGGGCAGCGCTACCGTCTCAAATCTAATGCTTGGTGCCGTACAAGCCTCCGCTGCCGGGGTTAACGAATTGCCCGACACACTCATTTTAGCCCTGCAGGCCGCCGGTGCAGCCGCCGGAAACATGATCGCGATTCATAACATCGTAGCCGTTCTCGCTGTGGTACACCTGCAGGAAGGCCTGCCGGTCATCATCAAAAACAACTTCCTTGTTGTGGGCGGTTTTGTGCTGTTTACCGCGCTCGCTGCCGCTGTCTATTTGTTGTTATAA
- a CDS encoding metal-dependent hydrolase family protein: MKHKLTTVLLTPLLFCLLLLQANSVQAQQTGVLFTNVNVFDGESHSLHENRNVLVVGNKIHSISTRAISVPDDVSVTRIDGDGRTLIPGLIDAHAHAALMSMPMMAAMTADPAYVHITNAVEAEKTLMRGFTTLRDASGPVFGLKRAIDEGLIVGPRIYPAGAMISQTAGHGDFRMPHEVPRTEQSPLSHTEVMGVSAIADGVNEVTRRAREQLMLGASHIKLAGGGGVSSMYDPLDAVQYTYDEIRAAVQAAENWGTYVMIHAYTPAAVQMAIRAGVRSIEHGQLLDEETVIMMAENDVWWSLQPFLDDEFANPKTGPSRLKQILVSQGTERAYELARKHDVRVAWGTDMLFNPAGNRNQGAQLAKLSRWFTPAELLVMATSNNAQILQLSGERNPYPGDLGVVKEGALADLLLVEGNPLEDIDLIRDPDTNFVIIMKNGRIYKNSLN; encoded by the coding sequence ATGAAACATAAATTAACTACCGTGCTTCTAACACCGCTGCTGTTTTGCTTGCTACTGCTTCAGGCAAACAGCGTTCAGGCCCAGCAAACGGGCGTGCTATTTACCAATGTCAATGTATTTGATGGCGAAAGTCACAGCCTGCACGAGAACCGGAACGTGCTCGTAGTGGGAAATAAAATCCACAGCATTTCCACGAGAGCTATTTCCGTACCCGATGATGTGAGCGTGACCCGCATTGATGGTGATGGGCGCACGCTCATCCCGGGTCTGATCGACGCACATGCGCATGCCGCTCTCATGTCCATGCCGATGATGGCCGCCATGACCGCCGATCCGGCCTATGTTCACATCACCAATGCCGTAGAAGCCGAAAAAACGCTGATGCGTGGCTTCACCACCCTCCGTGATGCGAGCGGCCCTGTATTCGGCCTGAAGCGTGCTATTGATGAAGGCCTGATTGTGGGTCCCCGGATTTACCCCGCCGGTGCCATGATTAGTCAGACAGCCGGGCATGGCGATTTCCGCATGCCGCATGAAGTGCCGCGTACCGAGCAATCTCCCCTTTCACACACGGAAGTAATGGGGGTCTCTGCAATTGCTGATGGCGTAAACGAAGTCACCCGCCGTGCACGCGAACAGCTGATGCTTGGCGCAAGTCACATCAAATTAGCTGGCGGCGGGGGTGTATCTTCCATGTACGATCCGCTTGATGCCGTGCAGTACACCTACGATGAAATCCGTGCAGCGGTACAGGCCGCCGAAAACTGGGGCACCTATGTGATGATTCACGCCTACACCCCTGCAGCGGTGCAGATGGCCATCCGGGCCGGTGTCAGGAGTATTGAGCACGGTCAGCTGCTCGATGAGGAGACAGTTATCATGATGGCAGAAAACGATGTGTGGTGGAGTTTGCAGCCTTTTCTTGATGACGAATTTGCGAATCCGAAAACCGGCCCGAGCCGCCTTAAGCAGATTTTGGTATCACAAGGAACTGAGCGCGCTTACGAGCTTGCAAGAAAGCACGATGTGCGCGTCGCCTGGGGAACAGATATGCTCTTCAACCCGGCCGGTAACCGTAATCAGGGGGCACAGCTTGCGAAGTTAAGCCGCTGGTTCACACCCGCTGAACTGCTGGTGATGGCGACCTCCAATAACGCGCAAATCCTGCAGCTTTCCGGCGAGCGTAACCCCTACCCCGGTGACCTTGGCGTTGTTAAAGAAGGCGCTTTGGCGGACCTCCTGCTTGTTGAAGGCAATCCGCTTGAGGATATTGACCTCATCCGCGACCCTGATACCAACTTCGTCATCATCATGAAGAACGGCCGGATTTACAAGAACAGCCTGAACTAG